The Strigops habroptila isolate Jane chromosome 13, bStrHab1.2.pri, whole genome shotgun sequence genome contains a region encoding:
- the DNAJC5 gene encoding dnaJ homolog subfamily C member 5 isoform X1: MADQRQRSLSTSGESLYHVLGLDKNATSDDIKKSYRKLALKYHPDKNPDNPEAAEKFKEINNAHAILTDATKRNIYDKYGSLGLYVAEQFGEENVNTYFVLSSWWAKALFVFCGLITGCYCCCCLCCCCNCCCGKCKPKPPEGEEQEYYVSPEDLEAQLQSDEREASDAPIVIQPASATETTQLTADSHPSYHTDGFN; encoded by the exons ATGGCAGACCAGCGGCAACGCTCGCTCTCTACCTCTGGAGAATCACTATACCACGTGCTGGGCTTGGACAAGAATGCCACTTCAGATGATATCAAAAAGTCATACAG GAAACTGGCATTGAAATATCATCCTGATAAAAACCCTGATAACCCCGAGGCAGCAGAGAAGTTTAAAGAGATCAATAACGCACACGCCATCCTGACGGATGCCACCAAGAGGAACATCTATGATAAGTATGGGTCTCTGGGTCTCTATGTAGCAGAGCAGTTTGGTGAAGAAAATGTGAACACATACTTCGTGCTGTCCAGCTGGTGGGCAAAG GCCTTGTTCGTGTTCTGCGGCCTCATCACGGGCTGCTATTGCTGttgctgtctgtgctgctgctgtaattGTTGCTGTGGGAAGTGTAAACCTAAACCTCCTGAAGGTGAAGAGCAGGAATACTACGTCTCTCCAGAGGACTTGGAGGCACAGTTGCAGTCAGATGAACGGG AGGCCTCAGACGCACCTATTGTGATACAGCCAGCATCAGCCACAGAGACAACCCAGCTCACAGCTGACTCTCACCCCAGCTACCACACCGATGGATTTAATTAA
- the DNAJC5 gene encoding dnaJ homolog subfamily C member 5 isoform X2 produces MADQRQRSLSTSGESLYHVLGLDKNATSDDIKKSYRKLALKYHPDKNPDNPEAAEKFKEINNAHAILTDATKRNIYDKYGSLGLYVAEQFGEENVNTYFVLSSWWAKALFVFCGLITGCYCCCCLCCCCNCCCGKCKPKPPEGEEQEYYVSPEDLEAQLQSDERGVTSQPDTCDCKKGLLPQRMRVSRQH; encoded by the exons ATGGCAGACCAGCGGCAACGCTCGCTCTCTACCTCTGGAGAATCACTATACCACGTGCTGGGCTTGGACAAGAATGCCACTTCAGATGATATCAAAAAGTCATACAG GAAACTGGCATTGAAATATCATCCTGATAAAAACCCTGATAACCCCGAGGCAGCAGAGAAGTTTAAAGAGATCAATAACGCACACGCCATCCTGACGGATGCCACCAAGAGGAACATCTATGATAAGTATGGGTCTCTGGGTCTCTATGTAGCAGAGCAGTTTGGTGAAGAAAATGTGAACACATACTTCGTGCTGTCCAGCTGGTGGGCAAAG GCCTTGTTCGTGTTCTGCGGCCTCATCACGGGCTGCTATTGCTGttgctgtctgtgctgctgctgtaattGTTGCTGTGGGAAGTGTAAACCTAAACCTCCTGAAGGTGAAGAGCAGGAATACTACGTCTCTCCAGAGGACTTGGAGGCACAGTTGCAGTCAGATGAACGGG GAGTCACATCTCAGCCAGACACGTGTGACTGTAAAAAGGGGCTTTTACCCCAAAGGATGAGGGTGTCAAGGCAGCATTAA
- the LOC115615348 gene encoding corticoliberin-like, translating to MRVRMISAASVLVLLFLPSETCSPLQRPWGPAPQPTWEPWPGPPRPTAGPLPHRLCQRRGAEPSANPRAPRAPQQGGRRRDSKPNSLDLTFHLLREFLEMSREERLAQKALSNKLLLQSIGK from the coding sequence ATGCGGGTCAGGATGATTTCAGCCGCCTCCGTCCTCGTCCTGCTCTTCCTGCCCTCGGAGACCTGCTCACCCCTGCAGCGGCCGTGGGGCCCGGCCCCCCAACCCACCTGGGAGCCTTGGCCGGGACCCCCTCGCCCCACCGCCGGCCCCTTGCCCCATAGACTGTGTCAACGGCGGGGGGCAGAGCCCAGCGCGAACCCCCGCGCCCCGCGGGCCCCGCAGCAAGGCGGCAGGAGGCGGGACAGCAAACCCAACTCGCTGGACCTCACCTTCCACCTCCTGCGCGAGTTCCTGGAGATGTCCCGAGAGGAGAGACTGGCGCAGAAGGCGCTGAGCAAcaagctcctgctgcagagtATAGGGAAATGA